A genomic region of Roseateles amylovorans contains the following coding sequences:
- a CDS encoding tryptophan halogenase family protein has translation MKPIQDVLIVGGGTAGWLTAAFLARHLGTSHGGIRITLVESSDIGIIGVGEGTFPSIRGTLAAIGISEARFLQACSATFKQGIRFDHWVRPPGVPGHDHYFHPFSLPSQRPGAPELLPYWLQGDAGPGVAFAEAVTLQKAVVDARHGPKRVGDADFMGPLNYAYHFDAGRFATLLAEQGQALGVRRVVATVDRVDLDEHGAIAAVHTQEKGPLTADLYIDCSGFRARLIGEAMGSPFKSVNDVLFVDRALAMQVPYERPDTPIASCTIATAQENGWTWDIGLQERRGIGHVYSSRHTDDDAAEQVLRRYIGPASEALSPRRLVLNVGYRETQWVKNCVAVGLSGGFLEPLESSGIGLIETAAYLISHLFPFDGDMAPVARHFNDFMRERYARIVDFIKLHYGLTQRRDTAFWRDNADPASFPDALRERLAMWRSRPPQRLDFITDLEMYLPASWQYVLYGMEFKTELGAARAGLRRGTEARQEFQAIAALGAHARRDLPPHRALIDQMMSKAGVKLAA, from the coding sequence ATGAAGCCCATCCAGGACGTTCTCATCGTCGGCGGCGGCACGGCCGGCTGGCTGACGGCCGCCTTCCTCGCCCGCCATCTGGGCACCTCACACGGCGGCATCCGGATCACGCTGGTGGAATCCAGCGACATCGGAATCATCGGCGTCGGCGAAGGCACCTTTCCCTCGATCCGCGGCACGCTCGCCGCCATCGGCATTTCCGAAGCGCGCTTTCTGCAGGCCTGCTCCGCCACCTTCAAGCAGGGCATCCGCTTCGACCATTGGGTGCGGCCGCCCGGCGTGCCCGGTCACGACCATTACTTCCATCCGTTCAGTCTGCCCAGCCAGCGGCCCGGTGCCCCCGAGTTGTTGCCGTACTGGCTGCAGGGCGACGCCGGTCCGGGCGTGGCCTTCGCCGAGGCGGTGACGCTGCAGAAGGCGGTGGTGGACGCCCGCCATGGCCCCAAGCGCGTCGGCGACGCCGACTTCATGGGGCCGCTGAACTATGCCTATCACTTCGATGCCGGCCGCTTTGCCACGCTGCTGGCGGAGCAGGGCCAGGCGCTCGGCGTGCGGCGGGTGGTGGCCACGGTGGATCGGGTCGATCTCGATGAACACGGCGCGATTGCGGCCGTGCACACCCAGGAAAAAGGCCCGCTGACCGCCGATCTCTACATCGACTGCAGCGGCTTCCGGGCCCGGTTGATCGGCGAGGCGATGGGCTCGCCGTTCAAGTCAGTGAACGATGTGCTGTTTGTCGACCGCGCCCTGGCGATGCAGGTGCCCTACGAGCGCCCCGACACGCCGATCGCCTCCTGCACCATCGCCACAGCGCAGGAGAACGGCTGGACCTGGGACATCGGCCTGCAGGAGCGGCGCGGCATCGGCCATGTCTACAGCAGCCGCCACACCGATGACGACGCGGCGGAGCAGGTGCTGCGGCGCTACATCGGCCCGGCGTCGGAGGCGCTGTCACCACGCCGCCTGGTGCTCAACGTCGGTTACCGCGAGACCCAATGGGTGAAGAACTGCGTGGCGGTCGGGCTCTCCGGCGGCTTCCTTGAGCCGTTGGAATCCTCGGGCATCGGCCTGATCGAAACGGCGGCCTACCTCATCAGCCATCTGTTCCCGTTCGACGGCGACATGGCGCCGGTGGCCCGCCACTTCAATGACTTCATGCGGGAACGCTATGCCCGCATCGTCGATTTCATCAAGCTGCATTACGGCCTGACCCAACGCCGCGACACCGCCTTCTGGCGCGACAACGCCGATCCCGCCAGCTTCCCCGACGCGCTGCGCGAGCGCCTGGCGATGTGGCGCAGCCGGCCGCCGCAGCGGCTGGACTTCATCACCGACCTGGAGATGTACCTGCCGGCGAGCTGGCAATACGTGCTCTACGGCATGGAGTTCAAGACCGAGCTCGGCGCCGCGCGCGCCGGATTGCGGCGAGGCACGGAGGCCCGGCAGGAGTTCCAGGCGATCGCCGCGCTGGGTGCCCATGCGCGGCGAGACCTGCCGCCGCATCGTGCCCTGATCGATCAGATGATGAGCAAGGCCGGGGTGAAGCTGGCCGCCTGA
- a CDS encoding carbohydrate ABC transporter permease — MRARGWAPYLFLAPFFVVFLVFGLFPLLFSIYLSFQQWNPAEGLHTMHSVGLENYWYAITDPWFHDSLLNTLWFALVSGAPQHLVALPLAYFIHRQVKRGRDLLVGAYFVPYITSSVAIALIFSTLYSKDYGLINAALSELTRLPFIGSPLEAAQLARGGPIDWLGDADTTRPAVAFVVFWRYLGWNLVLYLSALQVIDQDLYEAATLDGASTWQQFRHVTLPLLKPMIFFAVTLTLIGNLQLFEEPFILVDSEKGVSQSVMTSAIFMYRLAFNDGDFGTASAVSWLLFILIAALTWLNARLFGRDARGAHEAG; from the coding sequence ATGCGCGCACGAGGCTGGGCGCCTTACCTGTTCCTGGCGCCGTTCTTCGTGGTGTTCCTGGTCTTCGGGCTCTTCCCGCTGCTGTTCTCGATCTACCTGTCCTTCCAGCAATGGAACCCGGCCGAGGGTCTGCACACGATGCACAGCGTCGGGCTGGAGAACTACTGGTACGCGATCACCGATCCCTGGTTCCACGACTCGCTGCTCAACACCCTGTGGTTCGCGCTGGTGTCCGGCGCACCGCAGCACCTGGTGGCGCTGCCGCTGGCGTACTTCATCCATCGGCAGGTCAAGCGCGGCCGCGATCTCCTGGTGGGCGCCTATTTCGTGCCCTACATCACCTCCAGCGTGGCCATCGCGCTGATCTTCAGCACGCTCTATTCCAAGGACTACGGGCTGATCAACGCCGCCCTGTCGGAGCTGACCCGGCTGCCGTTCATCGGCAGTCCGCTGGAGGCGGCGCAGCTCGCCCGTGGGGGGCCGATCGACTGGCTGGGCGATGCGGACACCACCCGGCCTGCGGTGGCCTTCGTCGTGTTCTGGCGCTACCTGGGCTGGAACCTGGTGCTGTATCTGTCGGCGCTGCAGGTGATCGACCAGGACCTCTACGAGGCGGCGACCCTGGATGGCGCGTCCACCTGGCAGCAGTTCCGCCATGTGACGCTGCCGCTGCTCAAGCCGATGATCTTCTTCGCCGTGACGCTCACGCTCATCGGCAACTTGCAGCTGTTCGAAGAGCCCTTCATCCTGGTCGATTCAGAGAAGGGTGTGAGCCAGTCGGTGATGACCAGCGCGATCTTCATGTACCGGCTCGCGTTCAACGACGGCGACTTCGGCACCGCCTCCGCGGTGTCGTGGCTGCTGTTCATCCTCATCGCCGCGCTGACCTGGCTGAATGCCCGGCTGTTCGGCCGTGATGCGCGAGGTGCCCATGAAGCGGGCTGA
- a CDS encoding GH1 family beta-glucosidase, with translation MNSPTMKPLDSTPATDTALIRDLIQALPADFQWGSATSAAQIEGAAREDGKGESIWDRFCAQPGRIKDSSNIDVACDHYRRYPEDVALMKWLGLQAYRFSFSWPRVQPLGRGAWNEAGFAFYDRLIDELLAAGIRPHATLYHWDLPQALDDGIGGWLSRDVVPLFADYAAEIARRFGDRLASIATLNEPWCSATLGYETAQFAPGHTSRAEAVQVSHHLLMAHGAAMQAMRAVGPKAQLGIVLNHTPSFPANPESEDDRRAARIDDGTNVRWYMDPVFRGQYPADIIEYLGADAPKIQPGDLALIQQPLDFLGVNFYTRSLLNGQNGQQSMVTPPAELGLTDMGWEIYPQALTQHLLRITREYTPPPIVITENGMANADSVVDGRVNDEARIAYLRGHLSAVAQAVALGADVRGYFYWSLLDNFEWNSGYLKRFGLFHVDYATQQRLAKDSAHWYRGVIEQFKTR, from the coding sequence ATGAACTCACCGACCATGAAACCGCTCGACTCCACCCCCGCGACCGACACGGCCCTGATCCGCGACCTGATCCAGGCCCTGCCCGCCGATTTCCAATGGGGCTCCGCCACCAGCGCCGCCCAGATCGAGGGTGCTGCCCGCGAGGACGGCAAGGGCGAATCGATCTGGGACCGGTTCTGCGCCCAGCCCGGGCGGATCAAGGACAGCTCCAACATCGACGTGGCCTGCGACCATTACCGACGCTATCCCGAGGACGTGGCGCTGATGAAGTGGCTGGGCCTGCAGGCCTACCGCTTCTCGTTCTCCTGGCCGCGGGTGCAGCCGCTGGGCCGCGGCGCCTGGAACGAGGCCGGCTTCGCCTTCTATGACCGGCTGATCGATGAACTGCTTGCCGCCGGCATCCGCCCGCATGCGACGCTCTATCACTGGGATCTGCCGCAGGCCCTGGATGACGGCATCGGTGGCTGGCTGTCCCGCGACGTGGTGCCGCTGTTCGCGGACTATGCCGCCGAGATCGCGCGCCGCTTCGGCGACCGCCTGGCCAGCATCGCCACCTTGAACGAACCGTGGTGCTCCGCCACCCTGGGCTATGAGACGGCGCAGTTCGCGCCGGGTCACACCAGCCGCGCGGAAGCGGTGCAGGTTTCCCACCATCTGCTGATGGCCCATGGCGCGGCGATGCAGGCCATGCGGGCGGTCGGTCCGAAGGCGCAGCTGGGCATCGTGCTCAATCACACGCCGTCGTTCCCGGCCAATCCGGAGAGCGAGGATGACCGCCGCGCCGCACGCATCGACGACGGCACCAATGTGCGCTGGTACATGGACCCGGTCTTCCGCGGCCAGTACCCCGCCGACATCATCGAGTACCTCGGCGCGGACGCCCCGAAGATCCAGCCCGGCGACCTGGCGCTGATCCAGCAACCGCTGGATTTCCTGGGCGTCAACTTCTATACCCGCAGCTTGCTGAACGGCCAGAACGGTCAGCAGTCGATGGTCACGCCGCCGGCTGAGCTCGGGCTCACCGACATGGGCTGGGAAATCTATCCGCAGGCGCTGACCCAGCATCTGCTGCGCATCACCCGCGAGTACACGCCGCCGCCGATCGTCATCACCGAGAACGGCATGGCCAATGCGGACAGCGTGGTCGACGGCCGGGTCAACGACGAGGCCCGCATCGCCTACCTGCGCGGCCACCTGTCGGCCGTGGCGCAGGCGGTGGCGCTGGGCGCGGATGTGCGGGGCTATTTCTACTGGAGCCTGCTGGACAACTTCGAATGGAACTCCGGCTACCTGAAGCGCTTCGGCCTGTTCCATGTCGATTACGCCACCCAGCAGCGCCTGGCCAAGGACAGCGCGCATTGGTATCGCGGCGTGATCGAGCAATTCAAGACGCGTTGA
- a CDS encoding TonB-dependent receptor — translation MSATPSRRPRFGLATPVHLAVLALMAGAVHAQSGPNDSPAPAPQQESSTTASGSSDARESKALPQVVVTATKRASSLQKTPVSVTAISASTLEDAHVKNLLDVFNLVPSMQGTGQGDHGIVSITLRGIGNDSAKTEYADPEVALFVDGVFAPRPEGAATLLFDLDGVEVLRGPQGTLWGRNSTVGAINMKTAKPVLKDQSGYFEGGTGSYNRLGVKGAVNIPLTDTAAMRVAFMHEQHDGYVDYQKPTQYTLAQQQAAYSASNGGSLAGFQPINYNLFVTGGPKYNAQDQTAARLSFLWKPTSQFRWDLSLEQFADRGTPAMSLMQTPRAGQNFWSALIDTAPTLKRDSTSVRSRMEYDLGGMALAYVAGYTHFKGSGTYDQDGGVNVPTSFTTGATYQANNTVWTSYRSSSHELTLQSTEKQTIDWVLGLYYAAEDNAIRFDIPIMNGTQQGTVSWQGSFIQPKETVDSKAVFGQATWNLTDAFHVTGGLRYTHDDRKNIGGRGWTWAGNAAAPQIPLNPTIDPTDPANGYTAGNINDAHYTGSKTTWLARAAYDLSKTQMVYGSIATGYKSGGSGDGGLLYGPETLTNYEVGYKTTLWDGRMTFNVSAYHMKFKDFQFSAPVIVNGNRQFAYSNAEGAKVSGLEVESAVLITPDDRLQFSASYTKTKLGQLVAASNDYALPTCFDATLGGNCVDVTGNDLPHAPKFALQLMYEHTFPLSNGDQIAPRISFHYQTANWLSVFNLGEGDRQKAYSTADISLRYSSKKNWYVDGFVRNVSDEKIKTSAGSSGSYANNPIWSAQYAPPRTFGVNAGYNF, via the coding sequence ATGAGTGCTACCCCATCCCGCCGGCCGCGCTTCGGTCTGGCTACCCCCGTCCACCTTGCCGTTCTCGCGCTGATGGCTGGCGCTGTTCACGCCCAGTCCGGCCCCAACGACAGTCCGGCGCCCGCGCCCCAACAGGAATCCTCGACCACCGCGTCGGGCTCGAGCGACGCTCGAGAATCCAAGGCGCTGCCGCAGGTGGTGGTCACCGCCACCAAGCGTGCCAGCTCGCTGCAGAAGACGCCGGTGTCGGTCACCGCGATCAGCGCCTCCACCCTGGAAGACGCCCACGTCAAGAACCTGCTGGATGTGTTCAACCTGGTGCCCAGCATGCAGGGCACCGGCCAGGGTGACCACGGCATCGTCAGCATCACCTTGCGCGGCATCGGCAACGACTCGGCCAAGACCGAATATGCGGATCCGGAAGTCGCCCTGTTCGTGGACGGCGTCTTCGCGCCGCGCCCCGAAGGCGCGGCCACGCTGCTGTTCGACCTGGACGGCGTGGAAGTCCTGCGCGGCCCGCAGGGCACGCTGTGGGGCCGCAACTCCACCGTCGGCGCCATCAACATGAAGACGGCCAAGCCGGTGCTGAAAGACCAGTCCGGCTACTTCGAAGGCGGCACCGGCAGCTACAACCGCCTGGGCGTGAAGGGCGCGGTCAACATCCCGCTGACCGACACCGCCGCGATGCGCGTGGCCTTCATGCATGAGCAGCATGATGGCTACGTCGACTACCAGAAGCCGACCCAATACACGCTGGCGCAACAGCAAGCGGCGTACTCGGCCTCGAATGGCGGCAGCCTGGCTGGCTTCCAGCCCATCAACTACAACCTGTTCGTCACCGGCGGTCCGAAGTACAACGCCCAGGATCAGACTGCAGCCCGCCTGAGCTTCTTGTGGAAGCCGACCAGCCAGTTCCGCTGGGACCTGTCGCTGGAGCAGTTCGCCGATCGCGGCACGCCCGCGATGAGCCTGATGCAGACGCCGCGCGCCGGCCAGAACTTCTGGTCCGCGCTGATCGACACCGCGCCCACGCTCAAGCGTGATTCCACCTCGGTGCGCAGCCGCATGGAATACGACCTGGGCGGCATGGCCCTGGCGTATGTGGCCGGCTACACCCATTTCAAGGGATCGGGCACCTACGACCAGGACGGCGGCGTCAATGTGCCGACCAGCTTCACCACCGGCGCCACCTACCAGGCCAACAACACCGTGTGGACCAGCTATCGCAGCTCCAGCCATGAGCTGACGCTGCAAAGCACCGAGAAGCAGACCATCGACTGGGTGCTGGGCCTGTATTACGCGGCGGAAGACAATGCCATCCGCTTTGACATCCCCATCATGAACGGCACTCAGCAGGGCACCGTGAGCTGGCAGGGGTCGTTCATCCAGCCCAAGGAGACGGTCGATTCCAAGGCGGTCTTCGGTCAGGCGACCTGGAACCTCACCGATGCGTTCCATGTGACCGGTGGTCTGCGCTACACGCACGACGATCGCAAGAACATTGGTGGCCGTGGCTGGACCTGGGCCGGCAACGCCGCCGCGCCGCAGATCCCGTTGAACCCGACGATCGACCCGACCGATCCGGCCAACGGCTACACCGCCGGCAACATCAACGATGCCCACTACACCGGCAGCAAGACGACCTGGCTGGCCCGCGCCGCCTACGACCTGAGCAAGACGCAGATGGTCTACGGCAGCATCGCCACCGGCTACAAGTCGGGCGGCTCCGGCGACGGCGGCCTGCTCTACGGTCCGGAAACGCTGACCAACTACGAGGTCGGCTACAAGACCACGCTGTGGGATGGCCGCATGACCTTCAACGTCAGCGCTTACCACATGAAGTTCAAGGACTTCCAGTTCAGCGCACCGGTCATCGTCAACGGCAACCGCCAGTTCGCCTACAGCAATGCCGAAGGCGCGAAGGTCTCCGGCCTGGAAGTGGAAAGCGCCGTGCTGATCACGCCGGACGACCGTCTGCAGTTCAGTGCCAGCTACACCAAGACCAAGCTGGGGCAACTGGTGGCCGCGTCCAACGACTATGCGCTGCCGACCTGCTTCGATGCGACCCTGGGTGGCAACTGCGTGGACGTCACCGGCAACGACCTGCCGCATGCGCCGAAGTTCGCGCTGCAGCTGATGTACGAGCACACCTTCCCGCTGTCCAACGGCGATCAGATCGCGCCGCGCATCAGCTTCCACTACCAGACCGCCAACTGGCTGTCGGTGTTCAACCTGGGCGAGGGCGACCGTCAGAAGGCCTATTCCACGGCCGACATCAGCCTGCGCTACAGCTCGAAGAAGAACTGGTATGTGGACGGCTTCGTTCGCAACGTCTCCGACGAGAAGATCAAGACCAGCGCCGGCAGCTCGGGCAGCTACGCGAACAACCCGATCTGGAGCGCACAGTACGCGCCGCCGCGGACGTTCGGCGTGAACGCTGGCTACAACTTCTGA
- a CDS encoding carbohydrate ABC transporter permease, which yields MKRADVMPQPLPAGRDAWPGRAWLSRPWLAWTLILAGAAVLVAPLYFTFVFATHGRTEIFNSPPPLWFGSQALSNLHLLEERLPFWRNLGMSLYVAGMTTLLNLLLCSMAGYAFAIYQFRFKRPLFALVLGSMMLPSFLHMIPSFMVMDALGWIDEPRALYVPAAASALGIFLMRQYIGSAIPRDLIDAARMDGCSEFRIFRSVVLPLLKPALGTLGLITFIASWNNFVAPLVVMRSPEHYTLPLALRSMQTPNNTEWGALMIGSAIAMLPLLVAYVLSARRLVSGLTAGAVRG from the coding sequence ATGAAGCGGGCTGACGTGATGCCGCAACCCTTGCCCGCGGGCCGGGACGCCTGGCCTGGGCGCGCGTGGCTGTCGCGACCCTGGCTGGCCTGGACGCTGATCCTGGCGGGCGCGGCGGTGCTGGTCGCGCCGCTGTACTTCACCTTCGTGTTTGCCACTCACGGGCGCACCGAGATCTTCAACTCGCCGCCGCCGTTGTGGTTTGGCAGCCAGGCGCTGTCCAACCTGCATCTGCTGGAGGAACGGCTGCCGTTCTGGCGCAACCTGGGCATGAGCCTGTATGTGGCCGGCATGACCACGCTGCTCAACCTGCTGCTGTGCTCGATGGCTGGCTATGCCTTCGCCATCTATCAGTTCCGCTTCAAGCGCCCGCTGTTCGCGCTGGTGCTGGGCTCGATGATGCTGCCGAGCTTCCTGCACATGATCCCCAGCTTCATGGTGATGGATGCGCTGGGCTGGATCGACGAACCCCGCGCGCTGTATGTGCCGGCGGCCGCCAGCGCGCTGGGCATCTTCCTGATGCGGCAATACATCGGATCGGCGATTCCGCGCGACCTGATCGATGCGGCCCGCATGGATGGCTGCAGCGAGTTCCGCATCTTCCGCAGCGTGGTGCTGCCGCTGCTCAAGCCCGCACTCGGCACCTTGGGGCTGATCACTTTCATCGCCTCCTGGAACAACTTCGTCGCACCGCTGGTGGTGATGCGCTCGCCCGAGCACTACACCCTGCCGCTGGCGCTGCGCTCGATGCAGACCCCCAACAACACCGAATGGGGCGCACTCATGATCGGCAGCGCCATCGCGATGCTGCCGCTCCTGGTCGCCTATGTCCTCAGCGCACGGCGCCTGGTCTCCGGCCTCACCGCCGGCGCGGTGCGCGGCTGA
- a CDS encoding LacI family DNA-binding transcriptional regulator, producing MPPKSATIIDVAREAGVSIKTVSRVVNQESGVHSETREQVLQVVARLNYRPKQSARSLAGGRSFLIGLLYYDPSAAFVGGVQQGATLRCREAGYHLVVESLHNDAPDLAMQVDRMVSALRPDGMILTPPLCDNPQVLKALRDNHTPCVLISPAADNPDLPSVRMDDIHAAEEITNLLISLGHQRIAIIKGAKDQVAAKRRHQGYLAALKSHRMALDKDLVVQGDFTFDSGVEAAYQLLSRRQRPTAVFASNDDMALGVLAAAQRLGLAVPGDLSIVGFDDTPAASRVWPPLTTVRQPMDEMARAAVDLLVGGAGGGRGDAAAPSGAERRAMHRVLKHELIVRDSTAALSAKPSRLKKA from the coding sequence ATGCCGCCCAAATCAGCCACCATCATCGATGTCGCCCGCGAAGCCGGGGTCTCGATCAAGACCGTCTCCCGCGTGGTCAACCAGGAGTCCGGCGTCCATTCCGAGACCCGCGAGCAGGTGCTGCAGGTCGTGGCCCGGCTCAACTACCGGCCCAAGCAGTCGGCCCGCAGCCTGGCGGGCGGGCGCTCCTTCCTGATCGGCCTGCTCTACTACGATCCCAGCGCTGCCTTCGTCGGCGGGGTGCAGCAGGGCGCGACCCTGCGTTGCCGGGAGGCCGGCTATCACCTGGTCGTCGAATCCCTGCACAACGATGCCCCCGACCTGGCGATGCAGGTGGACCGCATGGTCTCGGCCTTGCGACCGGACGGCATGATCCTCACCCCGCCGCTGTGCGACAACCCGCAGGTGCTCAAGGCGCTGCGCGACAACCACACGCCGTGCGTGCTGATCTCGCCGGCGGCCGACAACCCGGACTTGCCCAGCGTCCGCATGGATGACATCCATGCCGCCGAAGAGATCACCAACCTGCTGATCAGCCTCGGTCACCAGCGCATCGCCATCATCAAAGGCGCCAAGGACCAGGTGGCCGCCAAGCGGCGCCACCAAGGCTATCTGGCCGCCCTGAAGTCGCACCGCATGGCGCTCGACAAAGACCTGGTGGTGCAGGGCGACTTCACCTTCGATTCCGGCGTGGAGGCGGCCTATCAGCTGCTGAGCCGGCGCCAACGCCCGACCGCCGTCTTTGCCAGCAATGACGACATGGCGCTGGGCGTGCTGGCGGCGGCGCAGCGGCTGGGCCTGGCGGTGCCGGGGGATCTGTCGATCGTCGGCTTCGACGACACGCCGGCTGCCTCGCGCGTCTGGCCGCCGCTGACCACGGTGCGTCAGCCGATGGATGAAATGGCACGCGCAGCGGTGGACCTGCTGGTCGGCGGCGCCGGCGGCGGTCGGGGCGATGCCGCCGCGCCGAGCGGGGCCGAGCGCCGCGCGATGCACCGCGTGCTCAAGCATGAGCTGATCGTGCGGGATTCGACGGCCGCCTTGTCGGCCAAGCCGTCGAGGCTCAAGAAGGCTTGA
- a CDS encoding ABC transporter substrate-binding protein has protein sequence MDPIAVSMDTPEAAPMAAREEVTAVAPRGWSSAAASALMTSDLSLSLSSPSPSPSPSPSPSPSALSVQLPRRRVTAAAIATGLALACPAAPALAGIFGRDEPPATPTLRVATFPDLDRAAQAAAARWAALRPNVPLKLSSLQYADHHLAMTTALATGSGLPDVMAIDLRYIGKFAASGGFVDLDQAPYHAAAHASDYARFALAQGRGPGLTSQIALPADIGPGTLLYRKDVLDKAGVSEAELTHDWTTYLAAGQRIKARTGAFLFGNAGDLRDIALRQGLRDGEGIYFDAEGRVLVDSERFHRAFELGRTARRAGLDARAIAWSNDWAAGFKQGRIATTMIGAWLVGHLRNWLAPETAGLWRAAPLPGGVKAAYGGSFYAIPKKAQNKAAAWDFIRMMTAHPGVQLQALQVLDSFPALVSVYQDPVMDEAIAFLGGQRARQMWRDTAVSIPAIPVHRFDALATDIIRDEFEKVIARGKDIAVALADARSLLERRARRR, from the coding sequence ATGGACCCGATCGCTGTCTCGATGGACACCCCCGAGGCCGCCCCGATGGCGGCCCGCGAGGAGGTGACTGCGGTCGCGCCTCGTGGGTGGTCGTCGGCGGCGGCCTCGGCGTTGATGACGTCGGATTTGTCGTTGTCTTTATCGTCGCCGTCGCCGTCGCCGTCGCCGTCGCCGTCGCCGTCGCCGTCGGCCTTGTCCGTGCAGTTGCCGCGCCGCCGCGTGACGGCCGCCGCCATCGCCACGGGACTCGCACTGGCCTGTCCCGCCGCGCCCGCGCTGGCGGGCATCTTCGGCCGGGACGAGCCGCCCGCGACCCCGACCTTGCGCGTGGCCACCTTTCCGGATCTGGATCGCGCGGCACAAGCCGCCGCCGCACGCTGGGCCGCGTTGCGCCCGAACGTGCCGCTCAAACTCAGTTCCCTTCAGTACGCCGACCATCACCTGGCGATGACCACCGCCCTGGCTACCGGCTCCGGCCTGCCTGACGTGATGGCCATCGACCTGCGCTACATCGGCAAGTTCGCCGCGTCGGGCGGCTTTGTCGACCTGGATCAGGCGCCGTACCACGCGGCGGCGCACGCGTCGGACTACGCCCGCTTCGCACTCGCGCAGGGCCGCGGACCGGGCCTGACCAGCCAGATCGCCTTGCCCGCGGACATCGGCCCGGGCACGCTGCTCTATCGCAAGGACGTGCTGGACAAGGCCGGCGTGTCCGAGGCGGAGCTCACCCACGACTGGACCACCTACCTCGCTGCTGGCCAACGCATCAAGGCCCGCACCGGCGCCTTCCTGTTCGGCAATGCCGGCGACCTGCGCGACATCGCGCTGCGCCAGGGGCTGCGGGACGGCGAAGGCATCTACTTCGATGCCGAGGGCCGCGTGCTAGTGGACTCCGAACGCTTTCATCGCGCCTTCGAGCTGGGTCGCACGGCGCGTCGGGCCGGGCTGGATGCGCGCGCCATCGCCTGGAGCAATGACTGGGCCGCCGGCTTCAAGCAAGGCCGTATCGCCACCACCATGATCGGTGCCTGGCTGGTCGGGCACCTGCGCAACTGGCTCGCGCCGGAAACCGCCGGGCTGTGGCGTGCGGCGCCGCTGCCCGGCGGCGTCAAGGCCGCCTATGGCGGGTCGTTCTATGCGATTCCCAAGAAGGCGCAGAACAAGGCCGCCGCCTGGGATTTCATCCGCATGATGACCGCCCACCCCGGCGTTCAGCTGCAGGCGCTGCAGGTGCTGGACAGCTTCCCGGCGCTGGTGTCGGTCTACCAGGATCCGGTGATGGATGAGGCAATCGCCTTCTTAGGCGGTCAGCGGGCGCGGCAGATGTGGCGCGACACGGCGGTCAGCATCCCGGCGATTCCGGTGCATCGCTTCGATGCGCTGGCCACCGACATCATCCGCGACGAATTCGAGAAGGTCATCGCGCGTGGCAAGGACATCGCGGTCGCCTTGGCCGATGCGCGCTCGCTGCTGGAGCGCCGCGCGCGCCGCCGCTGA
- the glk gene encoding glucokinase yields the protein MSPSESTTRSRGSSARLLADVGGTHVRFASQCTAEGPLEHLARYACRDFDSLADAIFYHLHREGLARPHSCAIGIATAITGDHVRMTNHHWSFSTKALQSALGAERLLVLNDSTALALSLPALDAQALRQVGGGQAVAGAPMGLVSPGTGLGVSGLLPTLDGERWAAVGGEGGHVTLTSYEPEEQAVLDRLQRRFGHVSAERAVSGPGLENLYQALAEIRGLVLAPGEGRDAPAITTAALSGETFSSEVLRMFCGLLGDVAGNVALTLGARGGLYIGGGIVPRLGRWLDESPFRARFESKGRFTAFLRAIPTLVVQQADQAALLGAGRALDRSVGH from the coding sequence ATGAGCCCGTCGGAGTCGACGACGCGCAGCCGTGGATCGTCCGCGCGGCTGCTCGCGGACGTCGGCGGGACGCATGTGCGCTTCGCCAGCCAGTGCACGGCGGAGGGGCCGTTGGAACACCTGGCGCGCTATGCCTGCCGGGATTTCGACAGCCTGGCCGATGCCATCTTCTATCACCTGCATCGCGAGGGCCTGGCGCGTCCGCACAGCTGCGCGATCGGCATCGCCACGGCGATCACCGGCGACCATGTGCGGATGACCAATCACCACTGGAGCTTCTCCACCAAGGCGCTGCAATCGGCGCTGGGGGCCGAGCGTCTGTTGGTGCTCAATGATTCGACCGCCCTGGCGCTGTCCCTGCCGGCGCTCGATGCGCAAGCGCTGCGCCAGGTTGGCGGCGGGCAGGCGGTGGCGGGCGCGCCGATGGGGCTGGTCAGTCCCGGCACCGGGCTGGGCGTGTCGGGGCTGTTGCCGACGCTGGATGGTGAACGCTGGGCTGCGGTGGGCGGTGAGGGCGGTCATGTCACGCTGACCTCCTACGAGCCCGAGGAGCAGGCGGTGCTGGATCGACTGCAGCGGCGCTTCGGCCATGTCTCCGCCGAGCGCGCGGTCTCGGGACCCGGCTTGGAGAATCTCTATCAGGCCCTGGCCGAGATTCGCGGGCTGGTGCTGGCGCCCGGTGAGGGCCGTGATGCCCCCGCGATCACCACGGCCGCGTTGTCCGGCGAGACCTTCAGCAGCGAAGTGCTGCGCATGTTCTGCGGTTTGCTGGGCGATGTGGCCGGCAATGTCGCCCTGACGCTGGGCGCGCGCGGGGGGCTCTACATCGGCGGCGGCATCGTGCCGCGCCTGGGCCGGTGGCTGGACGAGAGTCCGTTCCGCGCGCGCTTTGAATCCAAGGGCCGATTCACGGCCTTTCTTCGGGCGATTCCGACCCTGGTGGTGCAACAGGCCGATCAGGCCGCGCTGCTGGGGGCGGGTCGCGCGCTCGACCGTAGTGTGGGCCATTGA